The stretch of DNA ttaattatttcataacAGAAATTACAAGCAGTTCTCATTTTCATCAGAATGCTGCctggttgtaaaaaaaaatagtaaacaaaaacagaaatctttAACATTATTCATGTTTCATAGGAGACAAACATTCAGGAAGTCAGGAAAGATAATTTTTTGCAGATGCCACTTGTGTACTCATGGGGTTGGGAGGTGGGGAAGTAGAGGATGTTACTTAAAATGCAGGAAGGATCTGTTTCTTCCGTTTTTCTGTTCCTACTTCTCCTCCAAgagtgattaatttttaaatactgctgCTAGCCTCGTTAATGAAGTCAGAAACCTCAGCACCTATTCTAAACAGACTCACCTACTACACTGATGAGTTAACACATTCCTCCTAAACATGGTTTACATTATCTTGAtgcaatttgggtttttttcccctcattttcctGCAATGAttgcttcctcctctcttcttcaaCTGTATTAAACgtctctctcctttcccattgCAAACTATCAATATTATTTCAATCTTCCTTCTATCACTGGGTTGTCTCCACTTTACTGGAGCACTCGTCCATGTTTAAGCCACTATGAGTGAGGTATAAGGAAACCAAAGGTAATACCACAGTCCTCCAGGTCAAGTAAGATGTCTTAGACTGGGTGAGTAGAGAAGTCTAACCACTTATGCTGAGCCTTTGTTTACCCACAGGCATGGCAGACTCCAACAAGATGATCATCAACTTGGCCCTCTTTGGCATGACTCAAAGTGGAAAAAGTTCTGCTGGGAACATTCTTCTGGGAAGCACTGACTTCCACAGCAGCTTTTCTCCATGTTCTGTGACCAAAGATTGCTGTCTGGGCCGCAGCTGTCATCTCTGTGGCTTCATGCGTCGAGGGGGACAAGAGATAACCCTGCAGATCCAGGTGTTGGACACTCCCGGTTATCCACACAGCAGGTTGACCAAGAAGCATGTGAAACAGGAAGTCAAGGAGGCCCTGACACGTCACTTTGGGCAAGAGGGTCTCCATCTTGCACTGCTGGTCCAGAGAGCAGATGTGCCTCTTTGTGGACAAGAAGCATCTTCCTTAGTCCAGATGATTCAGGTAATACAGAAAAGACAATTACACTAATGCCATCATTCCTATTTGAAGGACAATTATCCTAATAGAGAACAACTATGACAATTTGCTTAAAAGAGTAGTTTAAAGCAAGTTTAAAACAAGTGCTAGTCACATAGAAATGGTAAAAATTCTTGATCTTTCTCACCAAGAGCCATTTTTACAATTTCCTTTAGAGAAATTCAGTTAGTCATTTTGCAGCTGGGCCATAGGACTTCCCCAGCTACCCCAAAATAAGATCCTAGACTTCAGAGGTTAACTAACCTCTGAATAAGTTTGTAAATGTGGTCTCCACTTGATCTGCATCAGAATCAACTGGGCTGTCATTAAAAATGCATACTCATCCAAGCCCCACTGAAACAGAATCTCAAGAGTAAAGCCTGCACATTTACacaaattttctatatatttcttaaaaacagtCAAGTTTAAGAACTACTAAACTAGACACTAAAATACTGACTTGCATCCATTTAATATCAAGGGGAcaacctccctctctctctctctctctctctctctctctccttgagtgagagagaaagagtgggagaggggagggacagagggagagggagagacagaatcttaagcaggttggGGACTGGAGTGCCctatgcagggctggatctcatgaccataagattgtgacctgagctaaaaccaagaattggacacttaatcagctAAGCACCTAGGCACACCCACAGCCTTTTTTTAAGGGGACAATCTCTTATAGTTCACTAACAAATGATTCACTAACAATGATTCAATCATTGAAAACTATATTAGGTACCTTCAGAGTTTAATGACTAGTGAACTGCCCTCAAAAAACTTACAGCCTAGAAGAGGcgaagagataaaaaaatatgaCAAGTGCCAAAGTAGTGTAATGTATGGACACTCTGACTTATATCATGGCAAACAAGCAGGGAAGACTATGCTTTATTCATAGGAAAGATATCACAAATTCCATATGCTCTGTGTGCCTGATCTTCTGTAGGGCCAGTAACTGATCCATTATAGCCAAGAGAAGACAACAGGGACCTCAGCgtgaacataaataaaatatgccacCTTTGCCTAGCAGTCCatcctgtttgttcattttttataagtCACTCTGTTGGAAGCTTGTTCAGCTAGTCTAGGAGAAGAGCTGGAGATAGGGAGAGATTCTGGGTATGGCTATAACTAGGAGGTGGAGGGAGTAATACTTGCATACAGTATAGACGCATATATGAATGAGGCCCATGTAAAACCAATAATTCCTGGAAACTGCTCATTGAGTTGCTCCTTTCCATTCAATCTCTTGAATCTCTAGTCTGGGAACACCCAAATTTAACTGCTGGACTTGACTAGTATTACTCAGTAGCCTTGCTTAGTCATCAAGATAAGAGAACTCATCACTGCTAGAAGCTCTATTGGTAAATGACATGGTGAATTTTCCATTCAACAAGAATTTGTATAAATGCTACTCTTCTTTCAGCCCAATCTCTGATCATGTTAACATAGGATCTGTTACACATAGAAAGATAGTATACTTAGCttcaaaggaatatttttttcccttttactagTAAAGGCATAAGATTGTTCTAAATGatagacacattttttttcagtaactgcatgtttctaaaattaaaaaaaagtgaaatcaccATAAACTAGTGGAAAAAATTGGAGTGACAAGAGCATAAAAAGTAATCTTCATTATCCAACTTCTGAAAAATCAAGGACATGTTGTATAAAAGTAGAGAAGACCATTGTAATTAAGAAACAATGTTTATCTAAGAAAGCGCATAACCCTCCCCCAAACTATGAAAGCCTGCATTTCAAACAATATTTCTGGTAGAAATCAAATGGAGGAGAAACCTGTTGCTATTCtatcagtaaatttttttaagtgtatttatttatttcgagagaagtgacagcaggggagggacagagggagagacagagcgagagaatcctaagcagactccacactattagcacagagcctgatgtggggctcaaacccatgaaccgtgaggtcacgacctgaaccaaaatcaaaagtcagacattcaactgattgggccacctaggcaccccactgtcagtgtaatttttaaacaagttttaaaattcatttaaagctGTCATTAAATAAGATTTAGTTTAAGGTATAGAGGAATGTAACTCAGTAAATTCAGTGAGTGCACAAATATTTCTCAGAAACTAACCCCTCTCCTTATGTCTCCAAATTTGTCTCTATGCTGTTACTATGCTTAGCCAAAAGGGGCATTTTAaaagacatacattttaaaaagtttttgttttccagtttgagGATATAGAGCACTACTGTAATCCCCTATTCTTTTTATACAAGAAAATTTGATTCATAGATGTCTCTCTCATCCTAAAATGGTATCTGGCATACAGCCACCTTCTCCTGCCACTGCCTTCCTTAAGTCAGTGTCCAGTTCATGACCtaaaggcagagaggagataaGCTAGAATAAAActctagaatttttttccccctaaaataaatatcttttccctCCCAGGAAAACTCAGCAGCCAAGATTTAGTAATCTTCAGAGGGGCCCATGACCCCTGGGAAGCACTGCAGTCCTATTCTGGGCTTCCATCATAATTTTTGGTTGAAGATCGCCGATGCACAAGCTGGCTGGTTATGGCCTTCTTCCTGAAGGTGCTTCACTTACTGGTGGCAGCCATCTGGATGTGCTCACAGCTCGGGAGCAGCTGCAGAACGTCTGAATATTCAACAGGACCAACAGCTGTTAGGAAGGAGCAAGGAGTTGTTAAGGTCCTCTGGTTCCAGACACACCCTGGattgctttttcttcctggttTATGCAAAATGGGGAATGGAATAtctgtcttctccctttttctttccacctttctGGGGGCACTGCTGCCTGCCATGGAAGTTATCAGCAAAGCCAGGGCCGAAGAAGTAACCTCTTCTTTCCTGTACCTCCCTGTTATCTCTTTAAATATCTCTTTTAATTTGTGCCCTAATATTTTTTAGAAGGATTATAGGCTTTCAATTATGACAAATGAAACATTTCCCCAAATgatccctttttctttacttatgtTAGGCCTTCATAATTTATAGCAAAATGGTGGAGATATCAGTGAGTCCTCTCTACAAAACTGGGAAATAAAGGGAATGATTCATCTAAATATTACCTATCATTTGATTGTTacttaaaaatccacaaataataaATCAGAGAAGACACAATAAAGTTACCTTAAGAAAAGTTCTAGCAAGCAGCCAAACTGCACATGGAAATGAATCCAGGAATTGActaaatttcaaattctttccACTACCATGGTATCATGTGTTACACTGTATATAATCAGGTTTCAAGCATATATTTTTGATTTAGAATGAACAACTCAAATGTTAATGttataggtgtgtgtgtatacaaaagGCTCAAAAAGGCCAGTGCAAGGCCTGAACGTACTTAACAAAGATAGTGGGCTTAGTTGTTCAATAGAATTCAGTTGAAAAATAAGCCTTGTTACAATCTTAAGTATATGACTAAAAATGTTACTAAGAGTTTCTTGGCTTTAGtttctcacttataaaatggggataattttaCCATGTTAAAGAGTTTTGAGGGTTATATTTAATGAATGTAATATGCTTGGCATTGTGCCTGACTTACAGTAGATTCACAGAaaattactatcattattatcatttttattttgtcactaCACAAATTATAATGAGTACTTATTCATATGAATTACTAGATATGAGCAACCTATTATATTGGTTAAGAGAATGGGTTCTATAGTTAAGTTATATTTGTGTTTGAGTTTCTGCTTACTTACTTGTTTTGTGACTTGGGCAAGTAATTTCTCTAGATTTAAATCTCTTAATTGGTAAATTGGGAAACAAAGTGTCTAATTTACTGGGTTTATCTTCAGGACTAATTTCATATTATCATAACAGCAAATTAACTCAGACACTAGCACAAGGCAAATGCACACAATGTCATGTATGGTCATCATAATTTTATTGTTAGTATTTGTTTTATGCTAAAATTAGGACAAGTTATTCGTAGCCTTCTTTGGGATTGCCTTGATAGGCTTGAGAAGAAAATCAGAGTGAAATCAAGCTTACACAGCCCTGATGTATAAGAACTTccttattaatttagaaaaaaaaatctgggaagaaAATTCACTGGCTCACTAAGGCTAAAGGGAGAAGCTCTACTTTAGTGGGAAGGACATGGGCCTGGCAGCGAGGGGACCTCTGTCATAGGCCCAGGCCTGACAACAatcagctgtgtggctttggcaAAGCCATTTACCATCAGAAGTCCACAAtatcctcatttgcaaaataaggCAATTTGGACATATAATCTCTAAGGTTCAATATTCTCTGATTTAACAAGGTCTTATCATTAAGCTTTCTGAAAATGTAATGCGGTGCTTTAAGTGGGATGAGAGTAAGGGAATAGTATGAAATATAAAGAATGGTCCTCACTGTCCTCCTGTttcatgataatttttttctcagttgatGTAAtagttggcttttaaaaattttccccctAAAAAGTCCAGATGCTATGATTTCATCAACCACAAACAAATGGGGCAGGGCTGGTGAGGTCCTGGGAAAATGAACATAATTCCTGGAAAACAAAGTTTATATCCTAACTAGTCGTCCCAAAAGGACTAGATGGACTCATACCCATTAGCACTCTGAAACCAAACAATTCATGATTGATTATAAAATTTCCATCTAGCTCAGtactatatttaaattattaacacCAGATAACTTACATTAACTTATCTTCCTCTTGGATTTTTATGTGAGGTATCAATCAACTGTGATTATTCTTTCTCTGGGTCCACAGAGAACACGTTTGGCCACTAACATGATGACTATACACCAAGCGACACTATTTTCAAATAGTCAACTATTTTCCAGCCAAAAATCAATCTAAAGATTAGAAGCTAAATCAAccattctcttctatttttggcAGTAATTCAAAAGTGCAATTTCTCTCACAGTTTAGGActtgagcatcctttcataaaTAATTATCAACATGTAAAAACTTCTCAGTGGCTGAACACATGGACTTGTAAGTGCTGTCGACCCTACAGATCTGTTTTCCTTAGGTGGTTTAACTCATTTTTCCTGAATGTTATTATAGTTTAAAGTTTAGGAAATGTCTGGTGGAGACAAAAATGGAATGTGTTAATGTTACAATTCAGAAAACCAGGAACTAAAGACATACTGTGAAAGTTATACCATTTAATGCCATAAGTACTAACCTAGCAAGAGAAGAATTCTATGTTATAATATATAACTCAGGAAGGGATCACTTGAGCCAAACAATTTATTTACCATGAAACTTTATTATGGTgatgtcttaaaaatatttaatgataaatgtTGTTCACACATTAACCAACACCCAGAGGGTAGGCCGGGGCGGGGAGGGTAGCACTCAAGAGATTAGGGGCAGTGTCTAtttattaactggaattaaaCATTTCAATATCATGACAATCAATAAAACACATCAATAATGTACTTGGAGAATATCAGAACTGGCTCTAAATTTGAGCTTCCAGAGATAGGAATGTTCAGGGATTAATGGTTATAGTTATAGAAGCAAAGGCCCAATACTACACAATTCTCAATACTGTTCAATCACTCTCTTTACTTGATGTGTCTTCACTGTCCGATAACTCTAATTCCTATACTCAAGGTATCATCACATGCTAGAAATGTATCCTGACCTCTTCCTCCACCTCACTTTCCACTCCCACCCCAAACTGGCTAAATGTCTGCCTCTAAAGTACCAATATATTTTCTACCACCACACCTGCAACTAAACCAAATTGAAAGTATCTTCTTGCctgtctgtccctcttcctcagtTTTAAGTTTAGGTAGTATAAAAGAATTTTCACTAGACATAGCAGAAAATTTAACTGTCATGGTCCACTCTGTGTCCCTGAAACAAAGTAAACCCCCAATAAATATCCGTAGAAGGAATAAATCAcctagaattctttttaaaattcaaattcccaGGATCCATCCCTAAAGATTCTGATGCATTTTTAGCAAGCATCCCAAGTGGCTCGATGTAAATAACCcaggaatatttttattcccataaTCTAGATTTGTCACTTCattaatatttgtattaatttgCTAGGCTGTCATAACAAGGGTGCACTACCTGGGTGGTTTTTACATAACAGAAATTCACTGtatctcagttctggaggctgaagtctgaAATGAATGTCAGCAGGGTTAGTTACTTCTGAGGGCTGTAAGTGAAGAATCTATCCAACAGTTCTGTCCTTGGCTTATGGATGACTGTCTTTATGTTTACATAGCATTTCCCCTTTATTCTTATCTTTGTCCAAACTGCtgttttataaggacaccaatcacaTTGGATTAGAGGCCTACCCACAATGGCCCTATTGTCAAataagtcacattctgaggtacaagaggttaagatttcaacatatgaatttgtagGGGGGTGGGTACATAATTCAACTTATAGTAACAGTTTATTTTGCAACTCTCTGATCTTGTCTCACAAGAAACATGTTACAACATACTGAATATAACAAATTTTGCTATGTCACTTTTAGGTAAAATGTGATGTTGACATTCCACATATATTAGATTTACACaagaattatcttttttataagGTAGGTTAATTAAAATTTTGCTAATTTGTGTTCTGAAGACACTAAGAATATGCCAactaaaatactttctaaaaaattcttttgggggcacctgggtggctcagtaggttaagggtccagcttcagctcaggtcatgatctcacggtcaatgggttcgagccccatgttgggctttgtgctgacagctagctcagagcctggagcctgtttcagattctgtgtctccctctctctctgaccctcccctgcttgcactgtctctgtctgtctctgaaaaataaatataaaaaaagcattaaaaaaaaagagcagtatCTCAGTTCCTTAAATTCTTTTGTAAAGTTTAGAtaatctgttaaaaataattattcattgaaCATACTGATCTTAAAATTTTGATTCTTCAAGCAAGGCATTTTTAGAActacaaatatataattactCTATGGTATAggcaaattttaaacatatattaagaaaattttggaCTTATTCACTGAGAAAGTCTTTCTGAATGCAAAACAGAAAGTACAAAATACATGCAAACCAAGGAGAActacaaaacaaaagagaaattttatagGAAAGTATCATTTTCTGTCCCAAAGATTAAACTTCAACACTAAagactcaaaacaaataaataaaaccctaaaCCTTCTATTTGAGATGACGGAGAAGGTCTAATTCCAAATTAATCCAAACAATAATGGGCCACAGGCTTTGATTGATATAGCAAGACATAAACTCTGCCGTCCAAAAGCTCCTGGCCAAGTTacagagataaatgaataaataaatagttctgATAAATGCAAACTGGTATTGGGGATTTAATTGGTAACCAATTAATTGGTAACCATCAAGTCTCAAgatgtttaatttaaatatactGTCCCACAGTTACCATATGTTCATATTATTTACATGTCTTGATtccttattccttccttcctcccttccttcctttccttctccccttttctctcttcctttcattttcagtttttccatcttATAAATACCAATCCTATATGTTATATACACTGAAAATAGTTTCccaaactgtattttaattttctcaagaaTTTTTAATCCAGTCTGTGCTGCTATCCCTCTAGGGGTTTGTATTCAACCTCTCTATGCAtcagtttctccatatttaatggaaataatattagTATCTCCCACAAAGCATTATGTTGTATTAGAAATACAATTAGaaatacaataaagaaataaagcacatAAAGTGCCTAGCAGAATATCTAGCACCAAATAGTAGTTGTTCTCCCTTCCTTCTATCTTCTGATTACTAGGGGTCCTGGATATTTcttgttatgtttattcctaagcattttatatctTTCCAAAGACTCAAAAATAACCCTAATACTTTCTATTTGAGATGATGGTGAGGATCCAAATTCCAAACTGCTATTATAAACTGGTAgcaaccttgaaaatattttgataatgaGAATATTTGGAATGAATGGAATGCCATTTTACTTTCACAATGCCGTGATTTAATATagctttggaaatattttaaaaagttaaccttTCATATTGTGTAAACAATCTGCCACATGCTGCTATTTCCACTTTACATCAACTTATTTTCACGAATCAAACAAGAACTTATTACATAACCAACTTCCATATATCATTAAACAAAGGAACACCAGTCTTCAACATTTTTCCACCACAGTAAATGAAGCATATTAAGAGGATGCAaaacactgttaatattttgtagGTGTTCCAAATCACTAAACGTAGTTTGATCTTAACTTTTCCATTGTATGACTTCTGACTAATCAATAGATTGTAACcagattatataattataaatccTTAGAAGACTTTTAGTTATCATGACAACATTcctactaaaacaaaacaaaacatgataatTCCCTCGGCCCAAGTCTTCTGACTTAAAGGAATTCAGTAGTTCTAACAGTTTTAGGTTGGCAGGCAAACAGATTGTTATAAATGTAATTGTCATATGCAGCATTACTAACACGCAGTTCTGAAGTTGTGTATACTTAAAttataagagcaaaataaaatggagaattaaagtcttggtttttttttaacaaaatccaCCCACCCCTCTCCATTTACTTACATTATTTGACCCCATCTTCACTTCCCATTACGTATATGTTTTTAGTAACATAATGACATCCAGATCTGTTGCCTGTCTAGGTTGGACCATAATAACTCCTTTGCTTGTGTTTGAGGAATACAGGCCAAGGCAAATAGCCAtttaactttctctctctttcaggaacTTCTAGGACATGCTTGGAAGGATTACACTGCCATTCTTTTCACCCATgcagaaaaaatagaagaggctGGGTTCAGTGAAGATAAATACTTGCATGAGGCCTCTGATACACTGCTAACCCTGCTAAATTCTGTACAGCACAGATATATTTTCCAgcataaaaaaggaaactcacttaatgaacaaagaagaaaaatcttagaaaaagtcatggaatttataaaagaaaactgttACCAAGTTCttacctttaaataaaatttaaataaaaggaaaagagcttTGGGTTTTAGAGTCAGAAACTTTGTTTCAAAAGTGCCTCTGTCGGAACTGATGAGGACAGTCAGAATTCCCATAGGCTGCTGGTGAGAAGACACTGTATAACCACTGTGGACAACTGTTTGGCTGTTGAAAAACCATAAAGGAAACAAGGCTTCTCATGTAaatcttatgacccagcaattgtccTCCTAAGTATATATCCAGCAGAAATGTGTACATTTGCACACTAAAAGACATGTATGTACAAGAATGCTCTTGGCAGtactattcataatagctaacTAGCTACCAGAAATTATCTAAATGCCCATTAACAGAATGGATAAGCAAATCAAGGTCTATTCTCATAATGAAGTATTTATACAATAATGAGAATGACCAACCTACAACTGCATGTAACAGTATCAATGAATTGCTCAaacagaaaattgaaataaatagtaCATACTCTattattccatttgtataaagttcaaaaacCGTCAAAACTGATGTAATATAAACTACTCTGATGTTAGGAGAGGTCACTCttggggaggggacagtgagCATGTACTGGGCAGCTTCTGAGATTCtgggaatgttttgttttttgatctggGGGCTGGTTTGAGTGCTCACTTTGTAAAAATCCAACAATAAACACTTCTGATTCATAAACTGtttagtatatatatttgaataaaatttaaaatgaataaattattagcTGTAGATAAAACTAGTTCAACCACTTGATGCTAGacaaggaaaattatttaatcCTGTGAAAGCCTCACTTGGAATATCTAATGGATAGTTACTGTaacaatactcaataaatgttaccttTCTTTTCAACTTTCCTATAACCTGTGTTTCCTATTTAGGGTTAGAAATCTAAGTAAAAATTGAGAGCAAAGCCCTGCAGCACAAACAAGGGTAACAATATTACTGTAATAACTAAATACGAATA from Suricata suricatta isolate VVHF042 chromosome 1, meerkat_22Aug2017_6uvM2_HiC, whole genome shotgun sequence encodes:
- the GIMD1 gene encoding GTPase IMAP family member GIMD1, encoding MADSNKMIINLALFGMTQSGKSSAGNILLGSTDFHSSFSPCSVTKDCCLGRSCHLCGFMRRGGQEITLQIQVLDTPGYPHSRLTKKHVKQEVKEALTRHFGQEGLHLALLVQRADVPLCGQEASSLVQMIQELLGHAWKDYTAILFTHAEKIEEAGFSEDKYLHEASDTLLTLLNSVQHRYIFQHKKGNSLNEQRRKILEKVMEFIKENCYQVLTFK